The stretch of DNA TTGTAATTATTTTGTTATAAAAATTATTGAGTTTTTGTAATAATATTTTATCAAGCCCAATTGCTTCTTTGAGCATAATGCGGATAAACATTTTAAATCTTCTATCATTAATAAGTTTTTGTGCGATAGTTATATATAATAAACTTATTTCTTCAATTGGTTTATCCATTGAGATATCAAGCACACTTATGACTCTGTACATTTCCTCCAGGTGAGAATCAACAATCATATGCAATAAGTCATCTTTCCCATTAAAATGAAGATAAAAAGTGCCTCTGGCTATTCCAGCCTTTTTTAAGATATCTTCAAGTTTTGTATCGTGGTATCCTTTTTTTGAAAATAACTCCAATGCAATGAGCATTATTTCGGATTGTCGTTTTAACCCATCTTTACGTTTTTTCGTTATTTTCATTGTGTGGCCGGTATTATCTCATTAATTATTGTAATATATTCTACTATTGAATAGATACAATTACCATATGATAAATATCAATAATAATTTTTTATAGTTGTTCATGAATTATTCCTTGAAAAAATATTATACTTTAAAGAAGTTTACGCTATTTAACATTTTATTTATACGTTTGTGATTATGATAATTAGTGATGTAAAATCAGATCGGCATGGTAAAATTATATTTACATTTACAAATATATATGTATAACATCTATTCATACACTAAAAATGTTACCTTACAAGGAACTCACTATGAAACTACGTTCACTGTTTACACCACCGCCACCCAAACCACAACTTCCACCTGAAAAAGTGAAAAAGTTATATCCAAGATTGCGCTGGAATATCCTGGAAGCAACGTTTATTGGATATGCCACATTTTACATTGTTCGCAACAACTTATCCACTGTTGCCAAGGACATGCAGGCAGTTTTTGGCTATGATCATTCGCAAATTGGCAGTATCTTAGCCGTAAGTGCTTTT from Spirochaetota bacterium encodes:
- a CDS encoding TetR/AcrR family transcriptional regulator, translated to MKITKKRKDGLKRQSEIMLIALELFSKKGYHDTKLEDILKKAGIARGTFYLHFNGKDDLLHMIVDSHLEEMYRVISVLDISMDKPIEEISLLYITIAQKLINDRRFKMFIRIMLKEAIGLDKILLQKLNNFYNKIITMSAEYIAKAQQKGRIISSIDPLFTSMCIIGSIKELVFQWAVNDDSLDIEKGILTAVTVYFRGMINN